A single Lactuca sativa cultivar Salinas chromosome 8, Lsat_Salinas_v11, whole genome shotgun sequence DNA region contains:
- the LOC111912977 gene encoding nuclear pore complex protein NUP155 isoform X2: MSWENEIVMRDITKASLVVSDRIGRDVSAQLDLEEALEASRYTSHPYSTHPREWPPLVEVVDSRELPPVLIERYNAAGGEGTALCGIFPEIRRAWASVDNSLFLWRFDKWDSQCPEYSGEEQAICAVGLVKARPGVFVEAIQYLLVLATPVELLLIGVCCSGNGDGTDPYAEVSLQPLQDYTIPSDGVTMTSIACTNKGHIFLAGRDGHIYEMHYTSASNWHKRCRKVCLTSGLGSVVSRWVVPNVFKFGAVDPIVEMAVDNERHILYARTEEMKIQVFSLGENGEGPLKKVTEEKNLINQRDLHNTTRQVAGSRGATRSTKASIVSISPLSTVESKWLHLVAILSDGRRMYLSTTKNSGSVGGAFGSNLQKPSCLKVVTTRPAPPLGSFGSFSRAQNEDLSLKIESAHYSSATLVLSDSSPSTTSSLLIVNRDSTTHSSSNLGTGVRSSRALRECVSSLPIEGRMLAVAEVLPLPETAATVQSLYSQLEFSGYDNSGESPEKLAGKLWARGDLPTQHILPRRRIIVFSTMGMMEVVFNRPVDILRKLLESNTPRAILEDFFNRFGAGEAAAMCLMLASRVVQTESFINNVVAEKAAEAFEDPRVVGVPQLEGSGVALGNTRTALGGFSMGQVVQEAEPVFSGAHEGVCLCASRLLLPVWELPVMVSDGSKDGIVGCRLSVDAMGVLEDKLRSVEKFLRSRRNQRRGIYGSVGGLGDLTGSILIGTGGDLVRAMECVRQLLLRCGEALFLLQLLSRHHVTRLLQGFDHNTKQALTQLTFHQLACSEEGDKLATRLVSSLMEYYTGPDGRGTVDDISGRLREGCPSFYKESDYKFYLAVECLEKAANASNNEERETLARDAFSKLSGVPESADLQTVCKRFEDLRFYEAVVRLPLQKAEALDPNGDALNEQIDDGIRAHALAQRERCYEVIASALRSLKGEVSQREFGSPIRPSAHSLAPAARKKFICQIIQLGVQSSDRIFHQYLYKTLIDLNLEDELLEFGGSDLVLFLQNAAREPTQQVRGVSGAQISSHQTKYSELLARYYVLKRQHILAAHVLLRLAERRSTGLENHPTLDQRRQYLSNAVIQAKSASGNDSLTNSSRDSGLLDLLEGKLTVLQFQIKIKEELEGIVSRIEASPSTSNTNNSNLDSLKEKVKELSLDLKSITQLYNEYAVPFELWEICLEMLYFASYSGDTDSNIVRDTWARLMDQAVSKGGIAEACSVLKRIGSHIYPGDSAVLPLDTLCLHLEKAALERVVTGVEGVGDEDVARALMAACKGAVEPVLNTYDQLLSSGVILLSPTLKLRLLRSVLVVVREWAVSVSATGTGAASVGGSLLRGTFSMDQRTAVHHGIRDKIASAANRYVTEVRRLNLPQSQIETVYRGFKELEESLLASFSFERF; encoded by the exons ATGTCTTGGGAAAACGAGATTGTAATGCGAGATATCACCAAAGCGAGTCTTGTAGTGAGCGACCGTATCGGTAGAGATGTTTCGGCTCAGCTTGACCTAGAAGAAGCCCTAGAAGCGTCAAGATATACTAGTCATCCTTATTCTACTCATCCCAGAGAG TGGCCTCCTTTAGTTGAAGTGGTAGATAGCAGGGAGTTGCCACCAGTACTCATAGAAAGATACAATGCAGCTGGAGGAGAAGGCACTGCTTTATGTGGAATCTTTCCTGAGATTCGTAGAGCATGGGCATCCGTAGATAATTCTTTATTTCTTTGGCGTTTTGATAAATG GGATAGCCAATGTCCCGAATACAGTGGTGAAGAACAAGCCATCTGTGCTGTTGGTTTAGTCAAAGCAAGACCTGGGGTTTTTGTTGAAGCTATTCAATATCTTCTAGTCTTGGCAACACCTGTTGAG CTGCTTCTCATTGGAGTATGCTGCTCTGGAAATGGTGATGGAACAGATCCTTATGCTGAGGTGTCATTACAGCCTTTACAAGATTACACAATTCCATCTGATGGAGTCACCATGACATCTATTGCTTGTACAAATAAAGGTCATATTTTCTTAGCTGGACGTGATGGACATATATATGAGATGCATTATACCTCTGCTTCAAATTGGCACAAACGATGCAGGAAAGTTTGTTTGACTTCAGGCCTTGGTAGTGTTGTTTCAag GTGGGTGGTACCAAATGTATTCAAATTTGGTGCTGTGGACCCCATTGTTGAAATGGCTGTTGACAATGAGAGACACATTTTGTATGCCCGAACTGAAGAAATGAAGATTCAAGTTTTTTCATTAGGTGAAAATGGTGAAGGACCACTTAAAAAGGTGACAGAAGAAAAGAATTTGATCAATCAAAGGGATCTACATAACACTACTAGACAGGTGGCAGGATCTCGGGGTGCCACACGTTCAACAAAAGCTTCTATAGTTTCTATATCCCCTTTATCAACAGTAGAGTCAAAATGGCTACATCTTGTTGCAATATTATCAGATGGTAGACGAATGTATCTTTCCACTACTAAAAACAGTGGGAGTGTTGGAGGAGCATTTGGTAGTAATCTTCAAAAACCAAGTTGCTTAAAAGTTGTCACAACAAGACCTGCCCCTCCTCTAGGGTCATTTGGGTCATTTTCCAGAGCTCAAAATGAAGATCTTTCTTTAAAGATAGAATCAGCACATTACTCATCTGCAACACTTGTACTTTCTGATTCATCTCCTTCAACCACTTCCTCACTTTTAATAGTGAATCGCGATTCCACCACCCACTCTTCTTCTAATTTAGGGACAGGTGTCAGAAGCTCAAGGGCATTACGGGAATGTGTCTCTTCTTTACCTATCGAAGGCCGGATGTTAGCTGTAGCAGAGGTGTTGCCCTTACCTGAAACAGCCGCCACAGTACAATCACTCTACTCACAGTTAGAGTTTTCCGGATATGACAACTCCGGCGAGTCGCCGGAAAAGTTGGCCGGAAAACTTTGGGCGAGAGGCGACCTGCCAACTCAGCATATACTCCCGAGGAGACGAATCATTGTTTTTAGTACAATGGGAATGATGGAAGTTGTTTTTAATCGTCCGGTTGATATTTTAAGAAAATTGTTGGAGTCCAACACACCAAGGGCGATATTGGAAGATTTTTTTAACCGATTTGGAGCTGGTGAAGCTGCTGCTATGTGTTTAATGTTGGCTTCAAGGGTAGTTCAAACGGAAAGTTTTATAAACAATGTTGTGGCTGAAAAGGCAGCTGAGGCTTTTGAGGATCCGAGAGTTGTTGGGGTGCCTCAACTTGAAGGTAGTGGTGTGGCATTGGGAAATACCCGAACTGCCCTTGGTGGGTTTAGTATGGGGCAAGTTGTACAAGAAGCTGAACCAGTGTTTTCAGGGGCTCATGAAGGGGTTTGTTTGTGTGCTTCAAGGCTACTTTTGCCTGTGTGGGAGCTTCCTGTTATGGTTTCTGATGGAAGTAAAGATGGGATTGTTGGGTGTAGGCTTTCTGTTGATGCAATGGGAGTTTTAGAAGATAAACTTAGAAGTGTTGAGAAGTTTTTAAGATCAAGAAGGAATCAAAGGAGGGGGATTTATGGGAGTGTTGGTGGTTTGGGTGATTTGACTGGTTCGATTTTGATTGGGACAGGTGGCGATTTG GTAAGGGCAATGGAGTGTGTAAGACAATTGCTCCTAAGATGTGGTGAAGCTCTATTTCTCCTCCAACTTCTTTCACGACACCATGTCACTCGGTTGCTTCAAGGCTTTGACCATAATACAAAGCAGgcgttgactcagttgactttcCACCAGTTAGCTTGTTCTGAAGAAGGTGACAAACTTGCAACAAGACTTGTATCTTCTCTAATGGAG TATTACACCGGGCCAGATGGTAGGGGAACAGTTGATGACATCAGCGGAAGGTTACGTGAAGGATGTCCAAGTTTTTACAAAGAATCTGATTACAAATTCTATTTAGCTGTTGAATGTCTTGAAAAAGCTGCTAATGCTTCTAACAATGAAGAAAGGGAAACACTTGCAAGAGATGCTTTCAGTAAATTAAGTGGTGTTCCTGAATCTGCAGATCTTCAAACTGTCTGCAAACGCTTCGAGGACTTGAg ATTTTATGAAGCAGTGGTTCGATTGCCACTTCAAAAGGCAGAGGCTTTGGACCCTAATGGAGACGCCCTTAATGAGCAAATAGATGATGGAATTAGAGCACATGCACTTGCTCAAAGAGAAAGGTGTTATGAGGTTATTGCTAGTGCTTTAAGATCACTAAAAGGTGAAGTTTCACAAAGGGAATTCGGGTCACCCATCAGACCATCTGCCCATTCGCTTGCCCCAGCTGCCCGAAAGAAATTCATATGTCAAATCATTCAACTTGGTGTCCAATCATCTGACAGAATCTTTCATCAATACTTATACAAAACATTGATTGATTTGAatcttgaagatgaacttttggagTTTGGTGGATCCGATTTGGTTCTTTTCTTACAGAATGCTGCCCGTGAACCTACCCAAcag gtCCGGGGTGTTTCTGGAGCACAAATTTCCTCTCATCAAACAAAATACTCAGAGCTTTTAGCAAGATATTACGTGTTAAAAAGACAACATATTTTAGCAGCTCATGTACTACTTCGATTAGCAGAAAGACGTTCTACTGGTCTAGAAAATCACCCCACACTTGACCAAAG GCGACAATACTTGAGCAATGCGGTGATTCAGGCAAAAAGTGCAAGTGGGAATGACAGCCTCACAAATTCATCAAGAGACAGCGGGCTATTAGATTTACTTGAAGGAAAACTAACAGTTCTTCAATTCCAAATTAAAATCAAAGAGGAATTAGAAGGAATTGTCTCAAGAATAGAAGCTTCTCCTAGCACATCAAACACAAACAATTCAAATCTCGACTCTCTTAAAGAAAAAGTCAAGGAATTATCTCTTGATTTAAAAAGCATCACCCAGTTATATAACGAATACGCCGTTCCTTTTGAACTTTGGGAG ATATGTTTGGAAATGCTATATTTTGCAAGCTATTCGGGCGACACAGATAGCAACATAGTACGTGACACATGGGCAAGACTAATGGATCAAGCAGTTTCCAAGGGAGGAATTGCTGAAGCATGTTCTGTTCTCAAAAGAATCGGGTCCCACATATACCCTGGAGACAGTGCTGTTCTTCCTTTAGACACATTATGTCTACACCTCGAGAAAGCTGCATTG GAGCGAGTGGTTACGGGGGTGGAAGGTGTTGGAGATGAGGATGTGGCAAGGGCACTTATGGCAGCTTGCAAAGGGGCAGTGGAACCTGTGTTGAATACTTATGATCAGTTGTTATCAAGTGGTGTTATTTTATTGTCACCCACTTTAAAATTAAGGCTTTTGAGGTCGGTGTTGGTGGTGGTCCGGGAATGGGCGGTGTCTGTTTCTGCAACCGGAACAGGGGCGGCTTCCGTTGGCGGTTCACTTCTTCGCGGGACCTTTTCTATGGATCAGAGAACTGCTGTTCATCACGGGATTCGTGATAAGATTGCAAGTGCTGCAAATCG GTATGTGACGGAAGTACGGAGGTTGAATCTACCACAGAGCCAAATAGAGACGGTATACAGAGGTTTCAAAGAGCTTGAAGAATCCCTTTTAGCTTCTTTTTCTTTTGAgcgattttga
- the LOC111912977 gene encoding nuclear pore complex protein NUP155 isoform X1 — MSWENEIVMRDITKASLVVSDRIGRDVSAQLDLEEALEASRYTSHPYSTHPREWPPLVEVVDSRELPPVLIERYNAAGGEGTALCGIFPEIRRAWASVDNSLFLWRFDKWDSQCPEYSGEEQAICAVGLVKARPGVFVEAIQYLLVLATPVELLLIGVCCSGNGDGTDPYAEVSLQPLQDYTIPSDGVTMTSIACTNKGHIFLAGRDGHIYEMHYTSASNWHKRCRKVCLTSGLGSVVSRWVVPNVFKFGAVDPIVEMAVDNERHILYARTEEMKIQVFSLGENGEGPLKKVTEEKNLINQRDLHNTTRQVAGSRGATRSTKASIVSISPLSTVESKWLHLVAILSDGRRMYLSTTKNSGSVGGAFGSNLQKPSCLKVVTTRPAPPLGSFGSFSRAQNEDLSLKIESAHYSSATLVLSDSSPSTTSSLLIVNRDSTTHSSSNLGTGVRSSRALRECVSSLPIEGRMLAVAEVLPLPETAATVQSLYSQLEFSGYDNSGESPEKLAGKLWARGDLPTQHILPRRRIIVFSTMGMMEVVFNRPVDILRKLLESNTPRAILEDFFNRFGAGEAAAMCLMLASRVVQTESFINNVVAEKAAEAFEDPRVVGVPQLEGSGVALGNTRTALGGFSMGQVVQEAEPVFSGAHEGVCLCASRLLLPVWELPVMVSDGSKDGIVGCRLSVDAMGVLEDKLRSVEKFLRSRRNQRRGIYGSVGGLGDLTGSILIGTGGDLVSGNMGLARNFFNPYSRNLEASEIGTSSKRQRLPYSPTELASMEVRAMECVRQLLLRCGEALFLLQLLSRHHVTRLLQGFDHNTKQALTQLTFHQLACSEEGDKLATRLVSSLMEYYTGPDGRGTVDDISGRLREGCPSFYKESDYKFYLAVECLEKAANASNNEERETLARDAFSKLSGVPESADLQTVCKRFEDLRFYEAVVRLPLQKAEALDPNGDALNEQIDDGIRAHALAQRERCYEVIASALRSLKGEVSQREFGSPIRPSAHSLAPAARKKFICQIIQLGVQSSDRIFHQYLYKTLIDLNLEDELLEFGGSDLVLFLQNAAREPTQQVRGVSGAQISSHQTKYSELLARYYVLKRQHILAAHVLLRLAERRSTGLENHPTLDQRRQYLSNAVIQAKSASGNDSLTNSSRDSGLLDLLEGKLTVLQFQIKIKEELEGIVSRIEASPSTSNTNNSNLDSLKEKVKELSLDLKSITQLYNEYAVPFELWEICLEMLYFASYSGDTDSNIVRDTWARLMDQAVSKGGIAEACSVLKRIGSHIYPGDSAVLPLDTLCLHLEKAALERVVTGVEGVGDEDVARALMAACKGAVEPVLNTYDQLLSSGVILLSPTLKLRLLRSVLVVVREWAVSVSATGTGAASVGGSLLRGTFSMDQRTAVHHGIRDKIASAANRYVTEVRRLNLPQSQIETVYRGFKELEESLLASFSFERF; from the exons ATGTCTTGGGAAAACGAGATTGTAATGCGAGATATCACCAAAGCGAGTCTTGTAGTGAGCGACCGTATCGGTAGAGATGTTTCGGCTCAGCTTGACCTAGAAGAAGCCCTAGAAGCGTCAAGATATACTAGTCATCCTTATTCTACTCATCCCAGAGAG TGGCCTCCTTTAGTTGAAGTGGTAGATAGCAGGGAGTTGCCACCAGTACTCATAGAAAGATACAATGCAGCTGGAGGAGAAGGCACTGCTTTATGTGGAATCTTTCCTGAGATTCGTAGAGCATGGGCATCCGTAGATAATTCTTTATTTCTTTGGCGTTTTGATAAATG GGATAGCCAATGTCCCGAATACAGTGGTGAAGAACAAGCCATCTGTGCTGTTGGTTTAGTCAAAGCAAGACCTGGGGTTTTTGTTGAAGCTATTCAATATCTTCTAGTCTTGGCAACACCTGTTGAG CTGCTTCTCATTGGAGTATGCTGCTCTGGAAATGGTGATGGAACAGATCCTTATGCTGAGGTGTCATTACAGCCTTTACAAGATTACACAATTCCATCTGATGGAGTCACCATGACATCTATTGCTTGTACAAATAAAGGTCATATTTTCTTAGCTGGACGTGATGGACATATATATGAGATGCATTATACCTCTGCTTCAAATTGGCACAAACGATGCAGGAAAGTTTGTTTGACTTCAGGCCTTGGTAGTGTTGTTTCAag GTGGGTGGTACCAAATGTATTCAAATTTGGTGCTGTGGACCCCATTGTTGAAATGGCTGTTGACAATGAGAGACACATTTTGTATGCCCGAACTGAAGAAATGAAGATTCAAGTTTTTTCATTAGGTGAAAATGGTGAAGGACCACTTAAAAAGGTGACAGAAGAAAAGAATTTGATCAATCAAAGGGATCTACATAACACTACTAGACAGGTGGCAGGATCTCGGGGTGCCACACGTTCAACAAAAGCTTCTATAGTTTCTATATCCCCTTTATCAACAGTAGAGTCAAAATGGCTACATCTTGTTGCAATATTATCAGATGGTAGACGAATGTATCTTTCCACTACTAAAAACAGTGGGAGTGTTGGAGGAGCATTTGGTAGTAATCTTCAAAAACCAAGTTGCTTAAAAGTTGTCACAACAAGACCTGCCCCTCCTCTAGGGTCATTTGGGTCATTTTCCAGAGCTCAAAATGAAGATCTTTCTTTAAAGATAGAATCAGCACATTACTCATCTGCAACACTTGTACTTTCTGATTCATCTCCTTCAACCACTTCCTCACTTTTAATAGTGAATCGCGATTCCACCACCCACTCTTCTTCTAATTTAGGGACAGGTGTCAGAAGCTCAAGGGCATTACGGGAATGTGTCTCTTCTTTACCTATCGAAGGCCGGATGTTAGCTGTAGCAGAGGTGTTGCCCTTACCTGAAACAGCCGCCACAGTACAATCACTCTACTCACAGTTAGAGTTTTCCGGATATGACAACTCCGGCGAGTCGCCGGAAAAGTTGGCCGGAAAACTTTGGGCGAGAGGCGACCTGCCAACTCAGCATATACTCCCGAGGAGACGAATCATTGTTTTTAGTACAATGGGAATGATGGAAGTTGTTTTTAATCGTCCGGTTGATATTTTAAGAAAATTGTTGGAGTCCAACACACCAAGGGCGATATTGGAAGATTTTTTTAACCGATTTGGAGCTGGTGAAGCTGCTGCTATGTGTTTAATGTTGGCTTCAAGGGTAGTTCAAACGGAAAGTTTTATAAACAATGTTGTGGCTGAAAAGGCAGCTGAGGCTTTTGAGGATCCGAGAGTTGTTGGGGTGCCTCAACTTGAAGGTAGTGGTGTGGCATTGGGAAATACCCGAACTGCCCTTGGTGGGTTTAGTATGGGGCAAGTTGTACAAGAAGCTGAACCAGTGTTTTCAGGGGCTCATGAAGGGGTTTGTTTGTGTGCTTCAAGGCTACTTTTGCCTGTGTGGGAGCTTCCTGTTATGGTTTCTGATGGAAGTAAAGATGGGATTGTTGGGTGTAGGCTTTCTGTTGATGCAATGGGAGTTTTAGAAGATAAACTTAGAAGTGTTGAGAAGTTTTTAAGATCAAGAAGGAATCAAAGGAGGGGGATTTATGGGAGTGTTGGTGGTTTGGGTGATTTGACTGGTTCGATTTTGATTGGGACAGGTGGCGATTTGGTAAGTGGTAATATGGGTTTAGCAAGGAACTTTTTTAATCCTTATTCTAGGAATTTGGAGGCTAGTGAAATTGGGACATCTAGTAAAAGGCAGAGACTTCCTTACAGCCCTACAGAACTAGCTTCCATGGAG GTAAGGGCAATGGAGTGTGTAAGACAATTGCTCCTAAGATGTGGTGAAGCTCTATTTCTCCTCCAACTTCTTTCACGACACCATGTCACTCGGTTGCTTCAAGGCTTTGACCATAATACAAAGCAGgcgttgactcagttgactttcCACCAGTTAGCTTGTTCTGAAGAAGGTGACAAACTTGCAACAAGACTTGTATCTTCTCTAATGGAG TATTACACCGGGCCAGATGGTAGGGGAACAGTTGATGACATCAGCGGAAGGTTACGTGAAGGATGTCCAAGTTTTTACAAAGAATCTGATTACAAATTCTATTTAGCTGTTGAATGTCTTGAAAAAGCTGCTAATGCTTCTAACAATGAAGAAAGGGAAACACTTGCAAGAGATGCTTTCAGTAAATTAAGTGGTGTTCCTGAATCTGCAGATCTTCAAACTGTCTGCAAACGCTTCGAGGACTTGAg ATTTTATGAAGCAGTGGTTCGATTGCCACTTCAAAAGGCAGAGGCTTTGGACCCTAATGGAGACGCCCTTAATGAGCAAATAGATGATGGAATTAGAGCACATGCACTTGCTCAAAGAGAAAGGTGTTATGAGGTTATTGCTAGTGCTTTAAGATCACTAAAAGGTGAAGTTTCACAAAGGGAATTCGGGTCACCCATCAGACCATCTGCCCATTCGCTTGCCCCAGCTGCCCGAAAGAAATTCATATGTCAAATCATTCAACTTGGTGTCCAATCATCTGACAGAATCTTTCATCAATACTTATACAAAACATTGATTGATTTGAatcttgaagatgaacttttggagTTTGGTGGATCCGATTTGGTTCTTTTCTTACAGAATGCTGCCCGTGAACCTACCCAAcag gtCCGGGGTGTTTCTGGAGCACAAATTTCCTCTCATCAAACAAAATACTCAGAGCTTTTAGCAAGATATTACGTGTTAAAAAGACAACATATTTTAGCAGCTCATGTACTACTTCGATTAGCAGAAAGACGTTCTACTGGTCTAGAAAATCACCCCACACTTGACCAAAG GCGACAATACTTGAGCAATGCGGTGATTCAGGCAAAAAGTGCAAGTGGGAATGACAGCCTCACAAATTCATCAAGAGACAGCGGGCTATTAGATTTACTTGAAGGAAAACTAACAGTTCTTCAATTCCAAATTAAAATCAAAGAGGAATTAGAAGGAATTGTCTCAAGAATAGAAGCTTCTCCTAGCACATCAAACACAAACAATTCAAATCTCGACTCTCTTAAAGAAAAAGTCAAGGAATTATCTCTTGATTTAAAAAGCATCACCCAGTTATATAACGAATACGCCGTTCCTTTTGAACTTTGGGAG ATATGTTTGGAAATGCTATATTTTGCAAGCTATTCGGGCGACACAGATAGCAACATAGTACGTGACACATGGGCAAGACTAATGGATCAAGCAGTTTCCAAGGGAGGAATTGCTGAAGCATGTTCTGTTCTCAAAAGAATCGGGTCCCACATATACCCTGGAGACAGTGCTGTTCTTCCTTTAGACACATTATGTCTACACCTCGAGAAAGCTGCATTG GAGCGAGTGGTTACGGGGGTGGAAGGTGTTGGAGATGAGGATGTGGCAAGGGCACTTATGGCAGCTTGCAAAGGGGCAGTGGAACCTGTGTTGAATACTTATGATCAGTTGTTATCAAGTGGTGTTATTTTATTGTCACCCACTTTAAAATTAAGGCTTTTGAGGTCGGTGTTGGTGGTGGTCCGGGAATGGGCGGTGTCTGTTTCTGCAACCGGAACAGGGGCGGCTTCCGTTGGCGGTTCACTTCTTCGCGGGACCTTTTCTATGGATCAGAGAACTGCTGTTCATCACGGGATTCGTGATAAGATTGCAAGTGCTGCAAATCG GTATGTGACGGAAGTACGGAGGTTGAATCTACCACAGAGCCAAATAGAGACGGTATACAGAGGTTTCAAAGAGCTTGAAGAATCCCTTTTAGCTTCTTTTTCTTTTGAgcgattttga